One stretch of Spartobacteria bacterium DNA includes these proteins:
- a CDS encoding aminodeoxychorismate/anthranilate synthase component II — MILVIDNYDSFTFNLVHYLQMIGETVRVERNDSITLSDIEKMDVEALILSPGPCTPTEAGISLDVVHRFSGTLPILGVCLGMQTIGQAFGGKIIHAKRIMHGKVSAIEHSSGGVFQGMRSPVNAIRYHSLAIEEATIPDCLTITARAEDGEIMGVRHKEHLTEGVQFHPESILTPGGKRMLQNFMNEVRA, encoded by the coding sequence ATGATTTTAGTCATCGATAATTACGATTCCTTTACGTTCAATCTCGTGCATTATTTACAGATGATTGGCGAAACGGTGCGAGTGGAACGCAACGATTCCATCACACTGAGCGACATAGAGAAAATGGATGTCGAAGCACTGATTCTGTCGCCGGGGCCATGTACCCCCACCGAAGCGGGGATCAGCCTGGATGTGGTTCATCGTTTCAGCGGGACGTTACCTATTTTGGGTGTTTGCCTTGGAATGCAGACCATTGGTCAGGCTTTCGGCGGGAAAATCATTCATGCCAAACGCATTATGCATGGCAAGGTTTCGGCCATAGAGCACAGCAGCGGCGGCGTTTTCCAAGGTATGCGCTCTCCGGTGAATGCGATTCGCTATCATTCGCTGGCCATTGAAGAAGCCACGATCCCCGATTGTTTAACCATTACGGCCCGTGCCGAAGACGGTGAAATCATGGGAGTTCGTCACAAAGAGCATCTGACCGAAGGCGTGCAGTTTCATCCGGAGTCTATTCTGACGCCGGGCGGAAAACGCATGTTGCAAAATTTTATGAATGAAGTTCGAGCCTAA
- a CDS encoding phosphoribosylanthranilate isomerase, which yields METGLQMKICGITRLEDALKAAELGVNYLGFIFVPQSPRCVDAAFAQEVRARLPVSVKTVGVFMDQPLDYVQRTADVCDFDVLQLHGDEPSSWVSQLDGRTIWKAVHLQCDADVVAISVYPADALLVDAMSGQQRGGTGKVADWSLAATLSARRRVVLAGGLSVENMASALQTVKPYAVDINSRIEDAPGKKNHEKMEQILAICRAQALEARTKTKENDHV from the coding sequence ATGGAAACGGGATTACAAATGAAAATATGCGGGATAACCCGTTTGGAAGACGCTTTGAAAGCGGCAGAACTGGGCGTGAATTATCTGGGCTTTATTTTCGTTCCGCAGTCACCCCGTTGTGTGGATGCTGCTTTTGCTCAGGAGGTTCGGGCGCGGTTGCCGGTGTCGGTGAAAACCGTGGGCGTATTTATGGATCAGCCGCTGGATTATGTGCAGCGCACGGCAGATGTCTGTGATTTCGATGTGCTGCAGCTGCATGGCGATGAACCTTCGTCATGGGTTTCGCAGTTGGACGGAAGAACGATTTGGAAAGCGGTGCATCTGCAATGTGATGCGGATGTGGTTGCTATATCGGTGTATCCAGCGGATGCTTTACTGGTGGATGCTATGAGCGGACAACAGCGTGGCGGCACAGGAAAAGTGGCCGACTGGTCGCTGGCAGCAACGCTTTCGGCGCGACGACGTGTGGTGCTGGCCGGCGGATTATCCGTCGAAAATATGGCGTCAGCACTGCAAACTGTGAAACCCTATGCTGTGGACATCAACAGTCGGATCGAAGATGCCCCGGGAAAGAAAAATCATGAAAAAATGGAACAAATTTTAGCAATATGTCGCGCACAAGCCTTGGAAGCTCGCACAAAAACGAAGGAGAATGATCATGTTTGA
- the trpE gene encoding anthranilate synthase component I, whose protein sequence is MMNPSLEEFKALSAKGNVIPVFQELLADMETPVSVFSRFMDREHCFLLESVEGGKRWGRYSLIGVDPYAVFEMKEKTVSIKRNGVDLVQGQQGRPLDILRDYLRTKKPVAVPGLPRFFGGAVGYLSYEAVREFERMPEPKTAAEWPDACFMISDQMIIFDNVRHTMKVLVCVHTDEFESMDAAYEYGVSGVKGLLSLLGKKVPTVYLPKERIDVELKSNMTKAQFEGAVEKAKQYIVDGDIIQAVLSQRFSTELPVSPLLVYRALRVINPSPYMFCLKFGHRLLIGSSPEVMVRLTDDKVELRPIAGTRHRGKTEQEDRQLTDDLLKDEKERAEHVMLVDLGRNDLGRIGEPGSVQVKDFMTVERYSHVMHIVSQVEAIRKKEVDAFDILAATFPAGTLSGAPKIRAMEIIHELEPERRGPYGGAVGYIGYDGNMDMAITIRTLQITGDQLSIQAGAGIVYDSDPEKEYEETCHKARAVVRSLEAAAAGLDPSILEQDLIGGAE, encoded by the coding sequence ATGATGAATCCAAGTTTAGAAGAATTTAAGGCACTGTCCGCAAAAGGGAATGTGATTCCGGTATTTCAGGAGTTGCTTGCAGACATGGAAACGCCGGTGTCGGTGTTCAGTCGGTTCATGGATCGGGAACATTGTTTTTTGTTGGAAAGTGTTGAAGGCGGAAAGCGCTGGGGGCGCTATTCCCTGATAGGCGTTGATCCCTATGCTGTATTCGAAATGAAAGAAAAAACCGTGTCGATCAAGCGCAACGGGGTCGATCTGGTTCAAGGACAACAGGGACGTCCGCTGGATATTCTGCGCGATTATCTCAGAACCAAGAAGCCTGTAGCGGTGCCGGGACTACCTCGGTTTTTTGGAGGTGCGGTAGGTTATTTAAGCTACGAAGCGGTGCGGGAGTTTGAACGCATGCCGGAACCGAAAACTGCGGCGGAATGGCCTGATGCCTGTTTCATGATTTCAGATCAGATGATCATTTTTGACAATGTTCGCCACACGATGAAGGTGCTGGTCTGTGTGCATACAGATGAATTTGAGTCGATGGATGCGGCCTATGAGTATGGCGTGAGCGGGGTTAAGGGACTTTTGTCTTTGCTTGGCAAAAAAGTGCCCACGGTGTATCTGCCCAAAGAGCGGATTGACGTCGAATTGAAATCCAATATGACCAAGGCGCAATTTGAAGGTGCGGTGGAAAAAGCCAAACAGTACATTGTGGATGGCGATATTATTCAGGCGGTTTTGTCGCAGCGGTTTTCAACAGAACTGCCGGTGTCGCCGCTGCTGGTTTATCGGGCGTTGCGGGTGATCAATCCATCGCCGTACATGTTCTGTTTGAAATTCGGGCATCGGCTGTTAATCGGATCGTCGCCGGAAGTGATGGTGAGACTGACGGATGATAAAGTCGAACTGCGACCCATTGCCGGAACGCGTCATCGTGGTAAAACGGAGCAGGAAGATCGTCAACTGACCGATGACCTATTGAAAGACGAGAAAGAACGGGCAGAACACGTCATGTTGGTGGATTTAGGGCGGAATGATTTGGGGCGCATTGGCGAACCCGGCAGTGTGCAGGTCAAGGACTTTATGACCGTCGAACGATATTCCCATGTGATGCATATCGTGTCGCAGGTGGAAGCCATTCGCAAAAAAGAGGTCGATGCTTTTGATATACTCGCCGCCACCTTCCCTGCAGGAACACTGTCTGGCGCGCCGAAAATTCGTGCGATGGAAATTATCCATGAACTGGAGCCAGAACGTCGCGGCCCCTATGGCGGAGCGGTAGGATATATCGGATATGACGGGAATATGGACATGGCCATAACGATTCGTACCCTGCAGATTACCGGTGATCAGCTGTCGATTCAGGCAGGAGCCGGTATTGTATACGATTCCGATCCCGAAAAAGAATATGAAGAAACCTGCCACAAAGCCCGGGCGGTAGTTCGTTCGCTGGAAGCTGCGGCTGCGGGACTGGATCCATCCATATTAGAACAGGATTTGATTGGAGGTGCAGAATGA
- the trpD gene encoding anthranilate phosphoribosyltransferase, with protein sequence MNIKEALARVVNDKTDLSADDMGKVMDQIMEGLATPSQIAGLLVGLRLKGETIVEVAAGASSMRRHATFIDAGQRAVVDTCGTGGDGADTFNISTTAAFIAAGAGICVAKHGNRAVSSKCGSADVLAALGVKIDAHPAVMEQCIQEHGIGFLFAPAMHPAMKYAIGPRRELGLRTMFNMLGPLTNPAGATGQVLGVFKPELTEMFAGALLQLGTRRAFVVHGECGLDEMDCCGPTRISELRDGIIKTYELFPEMLVGECDDPEGIHGGEPEENAVILRSILTGERKGAARQISVLNAAAAIVAGEAADTLEEGVRMAEEAIDSGAALAKLDILIQESQEI encoded by the coding sequence ATGAATATCAAAGAAGCATTGGCCCGAGTTGTAAATGATAAGACCGATTTGTCCGCCGATGACATGGGCAAAGTGATGGATCAAATCATGGAAGGCCTTGCCACCCCTTCGCAGATCGCAGGATTACTGGTTGGGCTGCGTCTGAAAGGCGAAACCATAGTCGAAGTCGCGGCGGGCGCGTCAAGTATGCGGCGTCATGCCACTTTCATAGATGCGGGTCAGCGCGCCGTTGTGGATACCTGCGGAACGGGCGGGGATGGAGCAGATACATTTAATATTTCCACTACCGCCGCCTTTATTGCAGCCGGTGCGGGAATCTGTGTGGCCAAGCATGGCAACAGAGCGGTATCCAGCAAATGCGGATCAGCTGATGTATTGGCGGCTTTGGGCGTAAAAATCGATGCGCATCCGGCTGTGATGGAACAGTGTATTCAGGAGCACGGCATCGGATTTTTGTTTGCACCGGCGATGCATCCGGCCATGAAATATGCCATTGGTCCTCGTCGGGAACTGGGATTACGTACGATGTTTAACATGCTGGGACCGCTGACCAATCCGGCTGGAGCAACCGGGCAGGTTTTGGGAGTATTTAAACCGGAATTGACCGAAATGTTTGCCGGAGCACTCCTGCAGCTGGGAACACGCCGCGCCTTTGTTGTGCATGGCGAATGTGGCCTGGATGAAATGGATTGCTGCGGTCCGACGCGGATCAGTGAATTGCGTGACGGCATCATAAAAACCTACGAACTATTCCCCGAAATGCTCGTGGGTGAATGCGATGATCCCGAGGGAATTCATGGCGGAGAACCCGAAGAAAATGCCGTAATACTGCGCTCGATTCTGACAGGAGAACGCAAAGGTGCCGCTCGGCAGATTTCCGTACTCAATGCCGCCGCCGCCATTGTTGCCGGTGAAGCGGCGGATACGCTGGAAGAGGGCGTACGCATGGCTGAAGAAGCCATTGACAGTGGTGCCGCACTGGCCAAGCTGGACATATTGATACAGGAATCACAGGAAATATAG
- a CDS encoding carbon-nitrogen hydrolase, with translation MSQRIVALVQQSCTPDRTENIKKSSVFIRQAHVEGAKLVVLQELHTGPYFCQTEDPTCFNLAESIPGPSTDHFGAMARELGIVIVTSLFERRAPGLYHNTAVVLENDGSIAGMYRKMHIPDDPGYYEKFYFTPGDLGFHPIQTSAGKLGVLVCWDQWYPEAARLMAMNGADMLIYPTAIGWDPCDSPEEQTRQLDAWITIQRSHAVANGIPVISANRVGFEASPDPVATGAKFWGSSFIAGCQGEVLTSADTDNETLLVTSLDTRHSESVRRMWPFFRDRRIDAYGTINQRYGDRS, from the coding sequence ATGAGTCAAAGAATCGTTGCGCTGGTCCAGCAAAGCTGCACCCCTGATCGCACTGAAAACATAAAAAAAAGTAGCGTCTTTATTCGGCAGGCGCATGTCGAAGGAGCGAAATTAGTTGTTCTACAGGAATTACATACCGGTCCTTATTTTTGCCAAACAGAAGATCCGACCTGTTTCAATTTGGCCGAATCCATTCCAGGTCCATCCACCGATCACTTTGGAGCGATGGCCAGAGAACTGGGCATCGTCATCGTTACATCCCTCTTTGAGCGGCGTGCTCCCGGACTCTATCACAACACCGCCGTGGTACTTGAAAATGACGGTTCCATCGCAGGTATGTATCGTAAAATGCATATTCCCGATGATCCCGGCTATTATGAAAAATTTTATTTCACCCCAGGCGATCTGGGATTTCATCCCATTCAGACGTCGGCAGGAAAGCTGGGCGTATTGGTTTGCTGGGATCAGTGGTATCCCGAAGCGGCCCGCCTGATGGCCATGAACGGCGCCGACATGCTCATCTACCCCACGGCCATCGGCTGGGATCCGTGTGACAGTCCAGAGGAACAGACGCGCCAGCTAGATGCATGGATCACCATACAGCGCAGTCACGCTGTGGCCAACGGCATACCGGTGATAAGTGCCAACCGCGTCGGATTTGAAGCATCGCCCGACCCCGTCGCCACGGGTGCAAAATTTTGGGGGAGCAGTTTTATCGCTGGATGCCAGGGCGAAGTACTTACCTCCGCAGACACGGACAACGAGACGCTGCTGGTCACATCGCTGGACACCCGGCACAGTGAATCTGTGCGTCGGATGTGGCCCTTCTTCCGTGACCGCCGCATCGATGCTTATGGCACGATCAATCAACGTTATGGTGACAGATCGTAA
- a CDS encoding adenylate/guanylate cyclase domain-containing protein, producing the protein MVCDVVSRYLVAGGSLRTELGERDCWSVAMGASAYMTFLNDYEEQEIGYYRVAAHMQWSDMRSYADFMPRGDHLDYGHSSLFNATGDSDNIIRRTPLMWCQNGQVYPALSLVSLGLFVDQNAYGIHFYEEPSLGVQSVQISERTIPVDGMGRLLLNFRTDAFPHFFAADILDGLVDSSVITGRLVLVGTSAAGLRDLVATPLHSEFPGIDVHATAIENMLSGDVLRQPSWIYLADIGVILLLGLLIMWVTSRAGALFSIVFTLILLCGLWSISLWLIHSFHLVIPPIATGGAVLLISGCVILAKYWIEESRRLHFRHIFGNMVSTQVLKFMEDHPDSHALNACLTALDQVRRLQQLNSELREMFGVQLHFRVGINTGPVTAGNMGSRRRFEFTVLGDTVNQAARLESISKFYGTRILCGEMTRDAVCNVIATRKLDRIVLKGKTQPVAVYEIISTLEELTAADAERIECYEKALLSYFDRQWDHAAVLLSELLMRYPDDGPSLVLSKRIQQYQNTPPPPDWNGAFVAMIK; encoded by the coding sequence ATGGTGTGTGATGTTGTTTCTCGCTATCTGGTTGCTGGCGGGAGTTTGCGGACGGAACTGGGCGAACGGGACTGTTGGTCGGTCGCCATGGGAGCCAGTGCTTACATGACCTTCCTGAATGATTATGAAGAACAGGAGATCGGCTATTATCGTGTTGCAGCCCATATGCAATGGAGTGACATGCGATCGTATGCTGATTTTATGCCGCGCGGAGATCATTTGGATTATGGGCATTCGTCGTTGTTTAATGCGACGGGGGATTCCGATAATATCATCCGGCGAACTCCACTGATGTGGTGTCAGAATGGCCAGGTTTATCCGGCACTTTCTTTGGTTAGTCTGGGATTGTTTGTCGATCAGAATGCCTATGGCATTCACTTCTATGAAGAGCCGTCTCTGGGGGTGCAATCCGTTCAAATCAGTGAGCGAACGATTCCCGTTGATGGTATGGGCCGATTGTTGCTGAATTTTCGCACGGATGCCTTTCCCCATTTTTTTGCCGCCGATATTCTTGATGGTCTCGTAGATTCATCAGTTATAACCGGTCGACTGGTGCTTGTCGGAACCTCGGCCGCCGGTCTCAGGGATCTGGTCGCAACGCCGCTTCATTCCGAATTTCCGGGGATTGATGTGCATGCTACGGCGATAGAAAACATGCTTTCCGGCGATGTGCTCCGGCAGCCTTCATGGATATATTTGGCAGATATCGGTGTTATTCTTCTTCTCGGTTTGCTCATTATGTGGGTGACCAGCCGTGCCGGTGCGCTATTTTCGATCGTGTTCACACTCATACTGCTCTGCGGTCTTTGGAGCATCAGTTTATGGCTGATTCATTCTTTTCATCTTGTGATCCCGCCCATCGCCACAGGGGGTGCTGTTTTACTCATTTCTGGTTGTGTGATCCTTGCAAAGTACTGGATAGAGGAATCACGTCGACTTCACTTTCGTCATATATTCGGGAATATGGTCTCCACACAAGTGCTTAAATTTATGGAGGATCACCCTGATAGTCATGCCCTGAATGCCTGTCTTACGGCACTTGATCAGGTGAGGCGTCTGCAGCAGCTGAACAGTGAGTTGCGCGAGATGTTTGGTGTGCAGCTGCATTTTCGCGTCGGGATTAATACGGGGCCGGTGACGGCAGGGAATATGGGGTCGCGACGACGATTTGAATTTACGGTTCTGGGTGATACGGTGAATCAGGCGGCCCGTCTCGAATCGATATCTAAATTTTACGGAACACGGATCCTGTGCGGCGAAATGACAAGGGATGCCGTTTGTAACGTTATCGCCACGCGCAAACTGGATCGCATTGTGCTGAAAGGGAAGACTCAGCCTGTTGCCGTTTATGAGATTATCAGCACTCTGGAGGAGCTGACGGCCGCCGATGCCGAGCGCATCGAGTGTTACGAAAAAGCGCTGCTATCATACTTTGACAGGCAATGGGATCATGCGGCGGTACTCCTTTCAGAGTTGTTGATGCGCTATCCCGATGATGGCCCGTCATTGGTTCTTTCCAAACGTATTCAGCAGTATCAGAACACGCCACCGCCACCTGACTGGAACGGGGCTTTTGTTGCGATGATAAAGTGA
- a CDS encoding hybrid sensor histidine kinase/response regulator produces the protein MVNMKMDHETCVLLVDDEPLNRRLLTDILCDKYLVLSAECGRDALDCVAAHPEISLVILDVMMPEMDGYTVVQLMKSHEAFRDIPVIFITALNDAANETHGLELGAVDYIAKPFSRDVVLARVRTHIELAATRKALEKIGQERHEMLHILCHDLTNPLCGIAGALDIIDDPEELMSYKNVLASQARHGLAIIDLVRSMQAVESGKLVIDQVNLLAALNESKSMLHLKSEAKNIQMDWQVDPNLWVLAETTSLVNSVLNNIITNAIKFCAHGGHIKGHAVLDQQYVKLTISDDGVGIPPALLEILFSLNKCTSRPGTDGESGTGFGMPLVRKFMHAYGGEIHVRSTECVDPSLPHGTDVELVFCYDLSP, from the coding sequence ATGGTAAATATGAAGATGGATCATGAAACATGTGTACTTCTTGTGGATGATGAACCGCTGAATCGGCGGTTACTGACGGATATTCTCTGTGATAAGTATCTCGTATTGAGTGCGGAATGTGGTCGGGATGCATTGGACTGTGTGGCAGCTCATCCAGAAATAAGCCTGGTTATACTGGATGTGATGATGCCGGAGATGGACGGCTATACGGTCGTCCAGCTAATGAAAAGCCATGAAGCATTTCGAGATATTCCGGTGATTTTTATCACTGCGCTGAATGATGCCGCTAATGAAACGCACGGGCTGGAATTAGGTGCCGTGGACTACATTGCCAAACCTTTCAGTCGTGATGTGGTTCTTGCCCGTGTGCGAACCCATATCGAACTGGCTGCCACACGGAAGGCTCTGGAGAAAATCGGGCAGGAACGTCACGAAATGCTGCATATTCTTTGTCATGATTTGACCAATCCGCTTTGCGGGATCGCCGGGGCTCTGGATATCATCGATGATCCGGAGGAGCTGATGTCGTATAAAAATGTGCTGGCATCTCAGGCGAGACATGGATTGGCTATCATTGATTTAGTTCGTTCGATGCAGGCTGTGGAAAGTGGAAAACTGGTCATTGATCAGGTAAATCTGCTGGCGGCTCTCAATGAATCGAAATCGATGCTTCATTTGAAGTCTGAGGCAAAGAACATCCAAATGGATTGGCAGGTCGATCCGAATTTGTGGGTGCTTGCGGAAACGACGTCACTGGTTAACTCGGTATTGAACAATATTATCACCAATGCCATTAAGTTCTGTGCGCATGGCGGGCATATTAAAGGGCATGCTGTTCTGGATCAACAGTATGTAAAACTGACGATCAGTGATGACGGGGTTGGTATTCCCCCGGCCTTGCTTGAGATTTTGTTTTCCCTGAATAAATGTACCAGCCGACCGGGAACAGATGGAGAATCCGGTACCGGCTTCGGGATGCCACTGGTACGGAAGTTTATGCACGCTTACGGAGGTGAAATCCATGTGCGTTCTACCGAATGCGTAGATCCGTCTCTGCCGCATGGTACCGATGTGGAACTGGTTTTCTGTTACGATCTGTCACCATAA
- a CDS encoding agmatine deiminase family protein yields MNTSINTLRMPAEWELQDGVLLTWPHEQTDWTDILDDAEAVFINIACAIACYERVVIAAMHPEYVRTVLSKKTDMMHRISIIHAASDDTWSRDFGPITVFQENHPHLLDFVFNGWGNKFAAEKDNAVTGVLHSEGIFGNCPLQRVPLVLEGGSIESDGCGTLLTTETCLLNINRNPSLNREAIEAELRSRLGVEQILWLKNGHLAGDDTDAHIDTLARLCPDNTIAYVQCIEERDEHYASLHAMEEELKALRTTNDRPYHLVPLPLTPACYEADGHRLPATYANFLIINHAVLVPTYRVATDSKALDIIQSIFPHHDIIGIDCYTLIRQHGSLHCVTMQLPKGTLS; encoded by the coding sequence ATGAATACGTCGATAAATACACTTCGCATGCCGGCAGAATGGGAACTACAAGACGGCGTTCTTCTGACTTGGCCTCATGAGCAGACTGACTGGACAGATATACTGGATGATGCTGAAGCCGTTTTCATCAATATTGCCTGCGCCATTGCTTGTTATGAACGGGTCGTAATTGCCGCGATGCATCCTGAATATGTACGTACTGTTCTCAGTAAAAAAACGGACATGATGCATCGAATCTCAATTATCCATGCCGCAAGCGATGACACATGGAGCAGGGATTTCGGCCCCATCACGGTCTTTCAGGAAAACCATCCCCACCTGCTGGATTTTGTTTTTAATGGGTGGGGCAACAAATTTGCAGCGGAAAAGGATAATGCGGTCACAGGGGTACTGCATTCTGAAGGTATTTTTGGGAATTGCCCATTGCAACGAGTTCCACTGGTTCTGGAAGGAGGCAGCATTGAGTCGGACGGGTGCGGCACGCTATTGACCACCGAAACTTGCTTACTGAACATCAATCGTAATCCTTCGTTGAATCGGGAAGCCATTGAAGCAGAGTTGCGCAGTCGACTGGGTGTGGAACAAATATTGTGGCTGAAAAATGGCCATCTTGCCGGCGATGACACGGATGCTCACATTGACACACTGGCCCGATTATGCCCGGATAACACTATCGCCTATGTGCAATGCATCGAGGAACGCGATGAACACTACGCGTCGCTGCACGCTATGGAAGAAGAGCTGAAAGCACTGCGCACAACGAATGACAGGCCGTATCATCTTGTCCCATTGCCTCTTACGCCAGCCTGTTATGAAGCGGATGGTCATCGTCTCCCTGCAACTTACGCCAATTTTCTAATAATCAATCATGCCGTTCTGGTTCCGACGTATCGTGTTGCAACGGATTCGAAGGCACTGGACATCATCCAATCCATTTTCCCGCATCACGACATTATAGGAATAGACTGTTACACCCTCATTCGTCAACATGGTTCACTGCATTGTGTCACCATGCAGTTGCCCAAAGGAACACTGTCATGA
- the trpC gene encoding indole-3-glycerol phosphate synthase TrpC, producing MATILDEIVARIRADLPGIKAACSQELLEAQLLSKAAPSFASALRGGRLRENPAMITELKKASPSKGIIRKDFDVTELASELEAHGASALSVLTERHYFKGSPDYLQRVVQQVKIPVLRKDFIVDTYQIAEARVWGASAILLIAAALEPQEYALLFRYAKAAGLDVLTEVHNAQELDWVLEQGADIVGVNSRNLKTFHVDLDVTQSLIGTIPESLIRVAESGVKSRASLKMLHAAGADAALIGEAVMAQLRPGRALSELLGQS from the coding sequence ATGGCGACGATACTGGATGAAATAGTGGCCCGCATTCGTGCCGACTTACCTGGAATCAAAGCAGCCTGTTCGCAGGAATTGCTGGAGGCGCAACTGCTGAGTAAAGCGGCACCGTCCTTTGCGTCGGCACTGCGCGGTGGCCGGTTGCGCGAAAATCCGGCGATGATCACGGAACTCAAAAAAGCGTCCCCGTCTAAAGGAATCATTCGTAAAGATTTCGATGTGACGGAGCTGGCGTCGGAATTGGAGGCCCATGGTGCATCCGCCTTGTCGGTACTCACCGAGCGTCATTATTTCAAGGGGTCGCCGGATTACTTACAACGCGTTGTACAGCAGGTGAAAATTCCCGTTCTGCGCAAAGATTTTATTGTAGACACCTATCAGATTGCTGAGGCACGGGTTTGGGGGGCGTCGGCCATTTTACTCATCGCGGCCGCCTTGGAACCTCAGGAATATGCTCTTTTGTTCCGCTATGCCAAAGCGGCAGGTCTGGATGTACTGACCGAAGTACATAATGCGCAGGAACTGGATTGGGTTTTAGAACAGGGCGCGGATATCGTGGGAGTGAACAGCCGCAATTTAAAGACCTTTCATGTGGATTTAGATGTGACCCAGTCGCTGATCGGCACCATTCCCGAATCCTTGATTCGTGTGGCCGAAAGCGGTGTGAAATCCCGTGCAAGTTTAAAAATGCTACATGCCGCTGGTGCTGACGCGGCGTTGATCGGGGAAGCCGTCATGGCGCAGCTGCGTCCGGGTCGGGCGTTGTCCGAACTATTGGGGCAGAGCTGA